The nucleotide sequence GCATGTTTACTGTGAAAAGCCATTGACCCATTCAGTTTGGGAATCGCGGCAAATGGCAGAAGTTGCAAGGGAATATAAAGTTGCAACACAAATGGGCAACCAGGGCAATTCCGGTGAAGGAATCCGGCAGGTTTGCGAATGGGTTTGGGATGGCGCCATCGGCGAAGTGAAAGAAGCCCATGCCTGGACTAACCGTCCTATCTGGCCTCAGGGGCTCGAACGTCCGACAGAAGTAATGACGGTACCCGACACACTGAAATGGGATCTTTTCCTCGGCCCGGCGCGGGAACGCCCTTACCATCCACTTTACACGCCATGGAACTGGCGCGGCTGGTGGGACTTTGGCACTGGCGCCCTGGGCGACATGGCCTGCCACATCATGGACCCGATTTTTATGTCGCTTAAATTGAAATATCCAACGAAAGTGCAGGGAAGCTCCTCTCTTTTTAATACCGAATCTCCACCCCTTTCCGAGGTGGTGAAATACGTTTTCCCCTCCCGCGAAAAGTTCAGAAACCTCAACATGCCCGAAGTTACGGTAAACTGGTGGGATGGAGGACTACTCCCCCCCCGCCCCGAAGGACTTCCCGATGGAGAACTTATGGGCCGCGACCCCAACGGAGGATGCATGCTCATTGGCACAAAAGGGACGATTATGACCGGTTGTTACGGGCGAAATCCATTTCTCCTTCCGCTTGATTATGACAAGGATTACAAGCGCCCCGCACCGGAAATGCGCAGAATTGAAGCCGGTCACGAGATGGACTGGGTACGCGCCTGCAAGGAAAGCCCGGAAAGCAGGGTGGAGGCAACATCCAACTTCAGCTATTCCGGCCCTATGAACGAAATGGTGGTGATGGGTGTAGTGGCTGTAAGGTTGCAGGACCTTAAACGCGAATTATTGTGGGACGGCGAAAAAATGCAATTCACTAACATCAACAATTCGGACGAGATCAGGGTAGTACTGAGCGACAAATTTGAGATCATTGACGGGCATCCCCATTTCGACACAAAACATGAAACCATCAATGCCAAACAGGCAGCCGATGAATACATTAAACATACTTACCGGCAGGGGTGGAGTATTTAGAATTGAAATTTCTTATCTCATTATTTCTTAATCATTTTAAAAGGAAAACAAAATGAAGAATCTGATTTATTTAGTGATTGTTGCTTTTGCTTTTGCAGCCTGTGGAGGCCAGCAACCAAAAGCTACAGATGAGCAAGCCGCTGCGGAAGAAGTAGCTGTGGACAATGCACTCACCGAAGCCGAAATTGCCGACGGCTGGATGTTGTTATTTGACGGTAATGAACCCGGCAAATGGCGTGGTTACAACAAAGATTTTTTTCCTAATGGCTGGGAAGTGGCCGATGGCATGTTGCGGTGTATCGGTTCAGGTCGCGGTGAAGCCGGCTCTTTGGTAGGTGGCGACATCATTTACGATGAGAAATTTCAAAACTTTGAGTTGTCCCTCGAGTGGAAGATTTCACCTGGCGGAAACAGCGGTATCTTTTACCTCGCTCAGGAATTGCCCGACAAAACCATCTGGCAAACATCACCCGAAATGCAGGTGCTCGACAACACCACGCATCCCGATGGTCGCGAGGGTGTGCACAGCGCAGGAGCTCTGTATGATATGATCGGCGTTTCGCAGGACAAAGTAAAACCGGTAGGTGAGTGGAACCAGGTGAAAATCCTTGTTTTCAAAGGGCTGGTCGAACACTGGCTGAACGGTGAACTGGTCGTGAAATACCACCTTTGGACTCCCGAATGGTACGACATGGTGGCCAAAAGTAAATTTCCGCAATATAATCCCGACTGGGCTGAAGTTGCTCAGGAAGGTTTTATCGGTTTGCAGGATCACGGCGACGATGTGTGGTACAAAAATATCAAGCTGAAGAGGTTGTAGGATAGAGTCTCAAAACCCTGACAGGTCTGAAAGACTCTTTCAGGTTTGGGAAAATGATTGTTCTCGAAACCTGTCAGGGGACGAAGTACCTGACAGTGTTTTTTTAATCAAATTAATCAATATTTATGTCAAAAAACAAAACGTTCCCGATTTTTCTCGCTTTTCTGGCGATGGGTTTTGGCGATGTAGTTGGTCCTCTGGTCTCACTTGTCAAGGATTCTTTCCAGGTTTCCAATTTCGTGGCTTCGTTGATGACCACCAGTGGATTCATTATGTTTGGTGTGCTTTCGATTCCGTTGGGTGTTTTTCAGGATACCAGGGGAAAAAAGTTTGTGCTTTCGATGGGTTTACTTATCGCACTCTTTGGATTGCTGATTCCCATTGCCTTTGGAATGTACGGACCGGCAGTTGAACTTGAAACCGGCTCCAATATAAAACTTTACGCCCTTTTTGCCTCCATCTTCCTGCTTGGCGCCGGAGCTACAACTCTCCAGGTTGCCGGAAATCCTATCATGCGCGATGTTTCGGATGAAGGAAAATACTCCAGTAACCTTTCACTTGGCCAATCCATCAAAGCCATCGGCTCGTCCATGGGATTTTTAATTCCTCCGGCAGTTGCTGTTTGGTTCGGGCTGGACTGGACAGTACTATTCCCACTATTTGCCATCATCCTTCTCATCACATTCGTTTGGGTCAGAACCATCAACATTAAAGAAATGAAATCTCTGGATGCCATTCCGGCGACTTTTATGTCGAGTGTGTCGTTGTTGAGGAACCCTTTTGTGTTGTCAATGGTAGCGGCCATATTCCTTTACGTCGGTGCAGAGGTATCGATGAGTGCGCAAATTCCCATCTTGATGGCAAATGGTTATGGCATCAGTGATTTTGGTTTATGGCTGGCGTGGGCACTTTTCTTCCTGCCAATTTTTATCGGAAGATTGTCCGGGGCAATCATCCTCAGGTCAATGAAAGCTGGAAAATTTTTGATCATCAGTGTATTGCTTTCGATTTTCGGGATGTTGATGTTGTTTTTTGGGAGCCAGTATTTTGCTTTTGCCGGAATTTTTATGGTTGGCCTCGGCTTTGCCAATATCTTCCCGCTCATATTTTCAATCACAGTGGATACTATGCCCGGGCGTGCCAACGAACTCTCGGGACTGATGGTCATGGCCATTGTTGGAGGGGCAGTAATCCCTCCAATTACAGGTGCTGTAGCGGATATCAGCGTGATGCTGGGGTTTGTGGCGCCGGCCGTTTGTATTTTCTACATCCTTCTGGTAGCCATGAAATCGCTGAAAAAATAACCCTACGGCTAAAGTCATTTTTATGAGAAATCTGATCTGCATTGTTCTGGTCTTTCTGATTTCCTGCTCAACGGAAGAAAAACCATTGATTGAAAAAGTGTTTTTAAATGATGGGTGGGAATTTCATCAATTGAATCCAGATCAACCAACCTGGTATCCGGCAATCATCCCCGGTACTATACATACGGATTTGCTAAAAAATGGCTTGATTAACAATCCTTTTTATGGCTGTAATGAAAAGGAATTGCAATGGATCGGAGAGACGGACTGGACTTACCGGAAAACCTTTCAAATGGATAACGAATTCATTTCGAGACCAAACATGCTTCTCATTTTTGAAGGCCTTGACACCTATGCTGAAGTATTTTTAAATGGACAAAAAATCCTCTCAGCAAATAATATGTTTCGAAAATGGGAGGTGGATTGTAAAAGTTTTTTAATTGAAGGTGAAAATCTACTCGAGATTAATTTTGAATCAGCCGAAAATCGCTTTATCAGGGATTCACTTGCACTCGGATATCCTTTGCCCGGCGGCAAATGGGTGTTTGCCCGCAAAGCAGCCTACCATTTCGGTTGGGACTGGGGGCCAAAATTGGTAACCGCCGGAATCTGGAAACCGGTTTACCTGGAAACATGGAACGATCATCGTCCAGTGGAAATTCAGCTTTTTACAGGGGAAATCACCCGGAAAAAGGCGGAGATCAATACCGAAATTTTCGTCAATTCAGCCATCAGCGAAAAGGCCACTCTGACTGTAACCAAAACCACAACCGGAAAACGACTGGCCAGGAAAGAAATATTTTTAAGCCCTGATCTGCGGAAGTATGTCCTGGATTTTTCTATCCATGATCCAATTCTATGGTGGACTAACGGATTAGGGGAACCCCATCTGTATGAATTGGATTTTGAACTGAAAACGGGTTCAGGCTTTACCTGGTCAAGGCATATTGCTTATGGTATCCGGAAGGTCGAGGTTGTGAATGAAAATGATGAGTATGGTCAATCGTTGTATGTGAAACTCAATGGCGTGCCTGTTTTTATGAAGGGCGCCAATTATATCCCGCAGCACAGTTTTGTTACCGAAGTCAGCGATGACGATTACCGTAAAGTTATTCAAACGGCGGTGGAATCCAATATGAACATGCTGCGTGTCTGGGGAGGCGGTATATATGAAAAGGATATTTTTTACGAACACTGCAGCCGCAATGGCATCCTGGTTTGGCAGGATTTTATGTTTGCCTGCGCCATGTATCCCGGAGATGCTGATTACATCGAAAATGTTAAACAGGAAGCTGTCCGGCAGATCAGGCGACTGCGAAATCACACAAGCCTCGCCATGTGGTGCGGCAACAACGAAGCCGACGAAGGCTGGCATAATTGGCAATGGCAAAAAACACACAACATACTTTCAAATGATTCAGCTACGATATGGCAGGGTTACCGAAACATTTTTCACAAGTTGCTGCCGGAAACCGTTGCTGCCAATGATCCCGGACGTTTTTACCTGCACACTTCCCCAATGCACGGCTGGGGTCGTGCGGAAAGCTTGACCCATGGAAGCGCACATTATTGGGGTGTTTGGTGGGGGAGAGAGCCATTTGAAAAATATCTTGATAAAATTCCGCGCTTTATGAGTGAGTTCGGATTTCAAGCCATGCCCGCATTAGCAACAATCCGCCAGTTTCAGGCAGAAGAGGATGATTTTCTTTTTTCTGATGCCCTGAAATGCCATCAAAAACACCCGACAGGTTATCCTACGATTGATGTTTATCTTGAGCGTGAACATCTTAACCCAAAAAGTTTGGATGAATACATATACTTTAGTCAGCTTGTGCAGGCCAAAGGAATTGGCATGGCCATCGAAGCGCAACGCCGTGCCATGCCTTATTGTATGGGGTCGCTCTATTGGCAGTTGAACGACTGCTGGCCGGTGACCAGTTGGTCGGGAACGGACGTGAACGGAAACCGGAAGGCGTTGCAGTATAAGGTAAAAGAAAACTATCAGGATATCCTTGTTTCTATCCTGATGCATAATGACACCAGTTCCATTTACCTGGTCTCTGACCGGCTTGAAGCAACTGAAGGGAAGTTACAGCTGATGGTATTTGACTTTCACGGTAGCAAGATCTGGAGCTATGAAAGGGGCATAAATATCGCTGCCAATAGTAGTTCGCAGGTCGTTTCTTTTAGCATGAAATCGCTCCTAGGCGGAAATGAAGCGACAAAGTGTTTTCTGAAAGCCACCTTTTCGGATGGCAATGATACGTATCAAAGCATCCAATTTTTCAGGAATTATGGTCAGTTAGTGCTGCCTGAACCAGAGTTGAAATTCGAAGTCGTGCAACTTGAGGATGAATTTGAGATTGAACTGAAAGCAACTGAATTTGTGCCTTTCGTGCATCTTTACCTTACTGAAGGAAATGCCATTTTCAACAAAAACTTCATTCATCTCATGCCCGGCGAGAAATACCGGGTGACCTGCCAATGCAAACTTAATCCTGATGAATTCAGAAAGCAACTTAGGGTTAAAGGTTTGGGAGACTATCTGGCCGGTACCAATTAACAATCAATTCATTTACTGTTCCGATTCCCAAAGTTTAGAGTAATTCGTATAACCCTCGAGCGGGATTTTAATTTGATAGGTCCGCTTTGAACTGTTGGGTAGCGATTCCTGACGCAACCATGGGTTGAAGTACTTGAGCACTTTGTATGTCACATGGTGAGACCGGGCAAAATCTACAAGACTGGGAATTGTTTGGGTCACCTCCACAACTCTGACGGGGATCGGCGGAAAAAGATCCTTTTTATCCATATAAAACCCATAATTTTCGGGATTCTCGAAAATTGTTTTTATGGCCAATATTCTGAAAATGTATCTTGCTGTTTCCTGGTTCAGAAAAAGATCATAATAATTATCAACCTGTTGCTCTGATAGCGATTTTGAAATGCGATTATTACCCGTATTATAGGCAGCAGCTACAAGCGTCCAGTTGCCATAAATTGCGTAAGCGTCTTTTAAATAATTGCATGCAGCATGAGTAGCTTTTTCCAGGTGATAGCGCTCATCAATCCCATCGTTCACCTCAAGACCATACTCACGGGCTGTTGTTGTCATGAACTGCCAAACTCCAGCTGCACCGGCAGGAGAAACAGGATTTTCCAACCCACTTTCAATTAACGCCAGGTACTTAAAATCGTTCGGGATTTTATGCTGTGACAAAATGGGTTCTATGATTGGGAACCAACGATATGAGCGCTTAATCAGCATCATGGTGGATGAATGAAAATAGGTGTTGGAGGTCAACTCGCGGTCAAAATATTCCCGGACTAAAAACATATCTAAAGGAGCAACTTCGCCGCAGAAAGCAATAGTTTCAGGGATTTCGACATTGTAAACCGGTTGAATTTGTTCTCTTGCAAATGGTTTTGCAGCATCATCGGGTGTTGTTTCCTTTTCGCTGAACGCCTGAAAAAGAAATACATTAAAAAGAAAAAAGGCCAGAAGGCCAAAAGGTATCCAGATTGTTTTATTCATTTGGTGAATTGAATTTGAAAATGGGATGTATTAAGGTCCCCGAAAAACGAAAAACCTGTTTAATTATTTGTGATTTGAGCTAAAAAGGGCTATTAAAATTTTCAAAAAGCGGGGACAGTTTATCTTTTTCTGATAGGACAAGTTGATCAGTTTTACCCCAATCAATGGCTAATGTTGGATCATCCCATCGGATACTTCCCTCCGACTTGCTATTATAAACGTTAGTACATTTATAAAAGAAAACTGTATTGTCTTCGAGTGTGAGGAAACCATGTGCAAAACCCTCTGGAATCCAGTACATCCATTTGTTTTTATCACTCAGTACGATAGAGGCCCATTTGCCATAAGTCGGAGATTTTTTCCGGAGGTCGACCGCGACATCAAGCACCGAACCACGCATAACACGTACAAGTTTTCCCTGGCTGAATGGTGGTTTCTGAAAATGTAATCCACGCAGAACATGTTTCATCGATCGTGATTCATTGTCCTGAACAAATGTGGCATTGATTCCGTTTTCAAGAAAAACCTGTTTATTGTACGATTCAAAAAAATAACCCCTTTCATCCTCAAACACTCGCGGTTTGATGATCAGTAAATCCTGAATTTCCGTCTTAAGAATGTCCATAACGGTAAATAAAATTTGGGGTCAAATGTATAAAAATACTCAGGTAAGGCAATTAGGGCTGAGTTTTTTGTTTCCTGATAATTGGGCAGAGTAATATAAATGTGTTGAATTTACCAGTGTTTATTACTGATTAATGAAATAAAAAGCCAAATTTTAGACCGGCAGAAAAACTGACCGGGAAATTATTTGAGCTAACCACGTGCCCGTAATGATAACCCCCATCGGTATTGTCAAAGCCGTAACCTATTCCTGCATAAAAGTCAATGAGCAACGCATTGTCATACACCCATTGCTTACCAAACACCATATTGATAGCGCCGGAGAACACGCTTTTCCTTTCGGTATAATATTGGTAACCAGGAGGGTATCGTGGATCATACTCTTCAAAATCCCGCATGTAAGATGATATTGATATTTCAGGCATAAAATAGCTGCCTTTAAGGATGTGTGCGTAACGCATACCCTGAAGATAAAAATCCGGATTTTTAATGAATCTCAGGCCAAATTTAACA is from Bacteroidales bacterium and encodes:
- a CDS encoding Gfo/Idh/MocA family oxidoreductase, which codes for MEETDNLKSGIDRRAFLRNAAVASAGFIILPSKVISGLGYKMPSDKLNIVGIGVGGRGGGVIRACKSENILALCDVDWKYAAKIFGEFPDAKKFYDWRVLFDELGDSIDAVVVGTPDHTHAIISLNAMKLGKHVYCEKPLTHSVWESRQMAEVAREYKVATQMGNQGNSGEGIRQVCEWVWDGAIGEVKEAHAWTNRPIWPQGLERPTEVMTVPDTLKWDLFLGPARERPYHPLYTPWNWRGWWDFGTGALGDMACHIMDPIFMSLKLKYPTKVQGSSSLFNTESPPLSEVVKYVFPSREKFRNLNMPEVTVNWWDGGLLPPRPEGLPDGELMGRDPNGGCMLIGTKGTIMTGCYGRNPFLLPLDYDKDYKRPAPEMRRIEAGHEMDWVRACKESPESRVEATSNFSYSGPMNEMVVMGVVAVRLQDLKRELLWDGEKMQFTNINNSDEIRVVLSDKFEIIDGHPHFDTKHETINAKQAADEYIKHTYRQGWSI
- a CDS encoding DUF1080 domain-containing protein, with protein sequence MKNLIYLVIVAFAFAACGGQQPKATDEQAAAEEVAVDNALTEAEIADGWMLLFDGNEPGKWRGYNKDFFPNGWEVADGMLRCIGSGRGEAGSLVGGDIIYDEKFQNFELSLEWKISPGGNSGIFYLAQELPDKTIWQTSPEMQVLDNTTHPDGREGVHSAGALYDMIGVSQDKVKPVGEWNQVKILVFKGLVEHWLNGELVVKYHLWTPEWYDMVAKSKFPQYNPDWAEVAQEGFIGLQDHGDDVWYKNIKLKRL
- a CDS encoding MFS transporter, which encodes MSKNKTFPIFLAFLAMGFGDVVGPLVSLVKDSFQVSNFVASLMTTSGFIMFGVLSIPLGVFQDTRGKKFVLSMGLLIALFGLLIPIAFGMYGPAVELETGSNIKLYALFASIFLLGAGATTLQVAGNPIMRDVSDEGKYSSNLSLGQSIKAIGSSMGFLIPPAVAVWFGLDWTVLFPLFAIILLITFVWVRTINIKEMKSLDAIPATFMSSVSLLRNPFVLSMVAAIFLYVGAEVSMSAQIPILMANGYGISDFGLWLAWALFFLPIFIGRLSGAIILRSMKAGKFLIISVLLSIFGMLMLFFGSQYFAFAGIFMVGLGFANIFPLIFSITVDTMPGRANELSGLMVMAIVGGAVIPPITGAVADISVMLGFVAPAVCIFYILLVAMKSLKK
- a CDS encoding glycoside hydrolase family 2 protein, whose translation is MRNLICIVLVFLISCSTEEKPLIEKVFLNDGWEFHQLNPDQPTWYPAIIPGTIHTDLLKNGLINNPFYGCNEKELQWIGETDWTYRKTFQMDNEFISRPNMLLIFEGLDTYAEVFLNGQKILSANNMFRKWEVDCKSFLIEGENLLEINFESAENRFIRDSLALGYPLPGGKWVFARKAAYHFGWDWGPKLVTAGIWKPVYLETWNDHRPVEIQLFTGEITRKKAEINTEIFVNSAISEKATLTVTKTTTGKRLARKEIFLSPDLRKYVLDFSIHDPILWWTNGLGEPHLYELDFELKTGSGFTWSRHIAYGIRKVEVVNENDEYGQSLYVKLNGVPVFMKGANYIPQHSFVTEVSDDDYRKVIQTAVESNMNMLRVWGGGIYEKDIFYEHCSRNGILVWQDFMFACAMYPGDADYIENVKQEAVRQIRRLRNHTSLAMWCGNNEADEGWHNWQWQKTHNILSNDSATIWQGYRNIFHKLLPETVAANDPGRFYLHTSPMHGWGRAESLTHGSAHYWGVWWGREPFEKYLDKIPRFMSEFGFQAMPALATIRQFQAEEDDFLFSDALKCHQKHPTGYPTIDVYLEREHLNPKSLDEYIYFSQLVQAKGIGMAIEAQRRAMPYCMGSLYWQLNDCWPVTSWSGTDVNGNRKALQYKVKENYQDILVSILMHNDTSSIYLVSDRLEATEGKLQLMVFDFHGSKIWSYERGINIAANSSSQVVSFSMKSLLGGNEATKCFLKATFSDGNDTYQSIQFFRNYGQLVLPEPELKFEVVQLEDEFEIELKATEFVPFVHLYLTEGNAIFNKNFIHLMPGEKYRVTCQCKLNPDEFRKQLRVKGLGDYLAGTN
- a CDS encoding lytic transglycosylase domain-containing protein, coding for MNKTIWIPFGLLAFFLFNVFLFQAFSEKETTPDDAAKPFAREQIQPVYNVEIPETIAFCGEVAPLDMFLVREYFDRELTSNTYFHSSTMMLIKRSYRWFPIIEPILSQHKIPNDFKYLALIESGLENPVSPAGAAGVWQFMTTTAREYGLEVNDGIDERYHLEKATHAACNYLKDAYAIYGNWTLVAAAYNTGNNRISKSLSEQQVDNYYDLFLNQETARYIFRILAIKTIFENPENYGFYMDKKDLFPPIPVRVVEVTQTIPSLVDFARSHHVTYKVLKYFNPWLRQESLPNSSKRTYQIKIPLEGYTNYSKLWESEQ
- the rfbC gene encoding dTDP-4-dehydrorhamnose 3,5-epimerase, translating into MDILKTEIQDLLIIKPRVFEDERGYFFESYNKQVFLENGINATFVQDNESRSMKHVLRGLHFQKPPFSQGKLVRVMRGSVLDVAVDLRKKSPTYGKWASIVLSDKNKWMYWIPEGFAHGFLTLEDNTVFFYKCTNVYNSKSEGSIRWDDPTLAIDWGKTDQLVLSEKDKLSPLFENFNSPF